One segment of Macrobrachium rosenbergii isolate ZJJX-2024 chromosome 25, ASM4041242v1, whole genome shotgun sequence DNA contains the following:
- the LOC136852639 gene encoding uncharacterized protein: MFKILIIACCTWALAASQGQFDYAYDYDAPVDAPAPQPIARGPPPATFQPQARAPAPPRSRPQGNRPPPPVQQSSRLDSLDSFTTPVSIVKDTRRIDTKTGAFVYEYAGADGSEKHEVRYSNGTVVGNYTFINDLGERETRFYTAGVRDPSAIDETTDPNYVDLGNYDLYKHLEQPYIHSDGTLGSLRAAPRPGPPQQGGGRPRAQGGPRSSAPRPAAPRPPPPPPPAAPVPLDFNDDTALFQPGAPGLAPVFDYEDLAAAAPPRPPPPPPVAQPIPVAPPAQFLPSPATRGRQGGRPRAPAPPRGGQPPNLGFSGQSADAILDSLISRFN; the protein is encoded by the exons ataATCGCCTGCTGCACGTGGGCGCTAGCGGCCTCTCAAGGCCAGTTCGACTATGCCTATGATTACGATGCTCCCGTGGATGCTCCCGCCCCACAG CCTATAGCCAGAGGACCACCCCCCGCGACATTCCAGCCCCAAGCAAGGGCTCCGGCTCCTCCCCGGTCTAGACCACAGGGCAACCGACCTCCACCACCAGTCCAGCAG tcttCTCGTCTTGACTCACTGGACAGCTTTACAACACCTGTGTCCATTGTTAAGGATACAAGGAG AATCGACACCAAGACAGGAGCCTTCGTGTACGAATACGCCGGCGCCGACGGATCGGAGAAGCACGAGGTTCGCTACTCCAACGGCACGGTCGTGGGGAACTACACCTTCATCAACGACCTCGGCGAGAGAGAGACGCGCTTCTACACCGCCGGCGTCCGAGACCCGTCGGCCATCGACGAGACCACCGACCCAAACTACGTCGACCTCGGGAACTACGATCTCTACAAGCACCTGGAACAGCCATACATCCACTCCGACGGCACGCTCGGTTCGCTGAGGGCTGCTCCCAGACCAGGACCTCCTCAGCAGGGAGGTGGTAGACCAAGAGCTCAGGGTGGTCCCAGGTCTTCAGCTCCAAGGCCCGCTGCGCctagacctcctcctcctccaccacccgCAGCTCCAGTTCCTCTGGACTTCAATGACGACACAGCCCTGTTCCAGCCAGGCGCACCTGGTCTTGCTCCAGTCTTCGACTACGAGGATTTGGCAGCGGCTGCACCACCCcgacccccaccaccaccaccagtagCACAGCCTATCCCAGTGGCTCCACCTGCCCAGTTCCTCCCTTCGCCAGCTACAAGAGGTCGCCAGGGCGGAAGACCCAGGGCACCAGCCCCACCAAGAGGAGGACAACCTCCGAACCTAGGTTTCTCTGGGCAGTCAGCAGACGCCATTTTGGATTCGCTCATCAGTCGGTTTAATTGA